In Streptomyces sp. TLI_146, the genomic stretch GCGGCTACGGGTGCGCAACACCGGTGACGTGGTGGACGAATACCGCTTCGAGCCCGTCGGCGGACCCGCGCCCTGGACCACGGTGGAGCCGCAGACCCTGCGCCTCTACCCGGGTACGACCGGGACGGTGGAGCTGACGTTCGCCCCGCCGCGCACCCCTGACGCCACCGCCGGGCCGAACCCGTACGCGGTGCGGATCACCCCGACCGAACACCCACAGGCCGTGACGGTCCCCGAGGGAAACCTCACCGTCACGCCGTTCAGCGAGGTGCGGGCGGAGCTCGTACCGGTGACGGTCAAGGGGAGGTTTCGCGGACGGCCCCGACTCGCGGTCGACAACCTCGGCAACACCAAGGTGACCGCGTCGGTCAGCGGCAGCGACACCGGCGAGCACCTCACGTACGAGATCCGACCGGCCGCCGTGCAGATCGAGCCGGGGCGGGCGGCGTTCGTGGACACGGCGCTCAGGCCCCGGCGGATCATCTGGTTCGGCTCGAAGGAGGAACGGCCGTTCACCCTGGCCGTACGCCGCTCCGGAGCCGAGCCCACCCAGGTGCAGGGCACCTATGTGCAGCGCGGCTTCCTGCCCCGCTGGCTGGCGACCTCCCTCGGCCTCGTCACCGCCCTCGCGATCACCTTCGTGATGCTGTGGATCGCCTACAAACCGCAGGTACGCACCAGCGCCACCGAGCAGACCCAGCAGGCGGGCAACACCCTTCCGCCCAGCGCCGCCCCCAAACCCCTGGCCTCCCCCACTGCCGCCGAGCCGCCCGCGAAACAACAGCCGCCCGCCGGGGGCTCCACGGGCGGTGGCGGCTCGGCACCGTCCCAGAAGCCGGCCGGCCCGCCGCCCGTGGTGCCTGCCACCAACATCCTGCTGCGCAACACCACCACCAAGATGTGCGCCGAACTCCCCGGGCGGGACAAGGGGCAGCTCAACGGCCCGGTCCAGCAGGCGACCTGCCACGAGACCGGTGACAACCAGAACTGGGACCTCGACGTGACGGACCCCAAGGGGGGACCGGGCGGAGCGCCGCTGTTCCTGATCCGCAACGTCAAGGACCAGCTGTGCATGGACCTGCCCTACTACGGGGCCCAGCCCGTCCGCACCGGCGTCACCGAGTTCACCTGCGACGGCACGACCGCCGACAACCAGCTGTGGTGGATCCAGAAGCAGGACAGCGGTGCCTACTGGATCCGTAACTTCGCCAGCAACAACAAGTGCCTGGACGTCGGGGGCTACAGCGACGGCGGTGTCGGCGCCAGGCTGACGCTCTTCGACTGCAGCAACACCGACGACCAGGAGTGGCAGATCATCCACCCCGCGAAGGGCTGAGAGCCTGCCGGGCGTCGGGGCGCGGGCGGCGGTTCGAAGACAGGCTCTGCATCACCAGCCGCCCTCCCCCGGCACCAGGCGGCCCGCCTTGCGGTATTCGCGGCGGGCCCCCTCCAGGAGGTCGGCGGCGGTCACCTCGTCGCCGCGCCCGGCGGCCAGATACGCGGCGGAGACCACCGCGCTGCGGATCGAGCCGCCGGCCATCTCGAAGTCCCGTGCCAGCGGCGCCAGGTCGATCCCGTCGGTGGAGGGGACGTGCGCCAGGCCGTGCCGCCACAGGGCCAGGCGCTGCCCGGCGTCCGGGAACGGGAAGTCGACCACCAGGTCAAGGCGCCGGGTGAACGCCTCGTCGATGTTGGCGCGCAGGTTGGTGGTGAGCAGCGCGATCCCGTCGAAGGACTCCAGCCGCTGGAGCAGATAGGCGCTCTCCATGTTGGCGTACCGGTCGTGTGCGTCCTTCACCTCGGACCGCTTGCCGAAGACGGCGTCGGCCTCGTCGAAGAGGAGGACGGCGTCGGTGCGGTCGGCCTCCGTGAAGATCCGCTCCAGGTTCTTCTCAGTCTCGCCGACGTACTTGTCGACGATCGACGACAGCTGGACGACATAGAGGTCGAGGCCCAGGTCGGCGGCGACCACCTCCGCCGACAGCGTCTTGCCGGTGCCGGACTCGCCCGCGAACAGACCGAGGACACCCCGGCCGCGGCCGCCGCCCGCACTGAGCCGCCAGTCGCCGAGTACGCGGTCGCGGTGGCGGGCGCGCAGGGCGAGTTCGCGCAGTTGGGTGAGGGGGCCTTCGGGCAGGACGAGGTCGTTCCAGTCCACGGCGGGCCGGATCCGCCGGGCGTGCCGTTCCAGCCCCGAGGCCGACTGGCGGCGGGCGGCGAGGCGGACGTGGGCGGCGGTCACCGGCGTACCGTCGAAGGCCGCGAGGGCGCGGGCGGCCTGCGCGGCGCGCTGGACGCGGTCGCCGCCCAGGCGGTAGGGGGCGACCGTGGCGGCCAGGTCCAGGCCGTCGGCGTCCGCGCCGAGAGCGGCCTGCCAGGCGGGCGCGCCACCGGCCCCGCGGCTCGGGGCTTCGAGGACCAGCGGGTCGTGCGGGGACCAGTGCGGGTCGTAGGGGCGGGGGTCCGTCAGCAGTACGGTCACGTCCGCCGCCTCGCTCAAGGCCCGTACCAGCGGGGCGGGGTGCTCGGGCAGCCCCGGCACGACGACCGCCCGCCCGCTGAGGCGGGCCTCGCGCAGCAGCTCGGGGACGTGGTCCGCCGGGTCCGGGCAGCGCAGTGCGTCGAGGCCTGCGGCGCGCAGGGCGGTGGCGAGGGCGGCCAGGCCGTCCCCCTCGCGGGGTTCGCGCAGATAGGCGATGACCGGGCCGGTGCGCAGCCGGGCGGCCAGCCGAG encodes the following:
- a CDS encoding RICIN domain-containing protein — its product is MSLWTSLEPASATVDPGSTTQVRLRVRNTGDVVDEYRFEPVGGPAPWTTVEPQTLRLYPGTTGTVELTFAPPRTPDATAGPNPYAVRITPTEHPQAVTVPEGNLTVTPFSEVRAELVPVTVKGRFRGRPRLAVDNLGNTKVTASVSGSDTGEHLTYEIRPAAVQIEPGRAAFVDTALRPRRIIWFGSKEERPFTLAVRRSGAEPTQVQGTYVQRGFLPRWLATSLGLVTALAITFVMLWIAYKPQVRTSATEQTQQAGNTLPPSAAPKPLASPTAAEPPAKQQPPAGGSTGGGGSAPSQKPAGPPPVVPATNILLRNTTTKMCAELPGRDKGQLNGPVQQATCHETGDNQNWDLDVTDPKGGPGGAPLFLIRNVKDQLCMDLPYYGAQPVRTGVTEFTCDGTTADNQLWWIQKQDSGAYWIRNFASNNKCLDVGGYSDGGVGARLTLFDCSNTDDQEWQIIHPAKG
- a CDS encoding ATP-binding protein gives rise to the protein MSARYAETPAAAPGAPVPGPYDDPARALLAHLAALRERVAALAGHRAAADPTAEDPLRGLFLSDEAVHHLLHTWSPAEGDSAPGVVMPVAVEARGRADRLARLAERMGLTGWDATVLLIALAPDVDRTFEALYGYLNDDVSRRRASVGLALDLCGLPASSAQARARLHASAPLRALGLLEEQEPERPFLSRALRVPDRLIGHLLGDDTPDAALLGRLHPMPEPMPPAPGAEDFTARLAARLRTGPVIAYLREPREGDGLAALATALRAAGLDALRCPDPADHVPELLREARLSGRAVVVPGLPEHPAPLVRALSEAADVTVLLTDPRPYDPHWSPHDPLVLEAPSRGAGGAPAWQAALGADADGLDLAATVAPYRLGGDRVQRAAQAARALAAFDGTPVTAAHVRLAARRQSASGLERHARRIRPAVDWNDLVLPEGPLTQLRELALRARHRDRVLGDWRLSAGGGRGRGVLGLFAGESGTGKTLSAEVVAADLGLDLYVVQLSSIVDKYVGETEKNLERIFTEADRTDAVLLFDEADAVFGKRSEVKDAHDRYANMESAYLLQRLESFDGIALLTTNLRANIDEAFTRRLDLVVDFPFPDAGQRLALWRHGLAHVPSTDGIDLAPLARDFEMAGGSIRSAVVSAAYLAAGRGDEVTAADLLEGARREYRKAGRLVPGEGGW